The following coding sequences lie in one Chelonia mydas isolate rCheMyd1 chromosome 6, rCheMyd1.pri.v2, whole genome shotgun sequence genomic window:
- the LOC119566233 gene encoding serine protease 33-like, whose product MPPPRSSNGKKRCRQNAAEKWQRFSAAFRQRGVLRAHKNAPVGASGHHVGDPCGAPVSQNPAVFGKQLVSGRIFSGQDAKDGAWPWQVSVQRYTSHICGGSLISESWVVSAAHCFPQSIPSSAYRVQLGENQIYGQTRIHSFSLVKQIIPHPSYNNTTHQADIALVELKNPISFTATIRPVSLLDASVRMPDGKPCWVTGWGKTLPLNNSSVAETLQELEVLTVSSTICNDHFREALGRPVGDNPIKDDMMCAGPKKGYKGTAWGDGGGPLMCEEDGTWYLAGIVSWFLSRTVNGLTSIIPGYPGVYIRPNAYNDWIKANVPGVTFAEPNFALSSLTPNGTGPSATILRVLLLTVFLRLTL is encoded by the exons ATGCCACCGCCAAGAAGCAGCAACGGCAAGAAGCGTTGCCGGCAAAATGCCGCGGAGAAATGGCAGCgcttctcggcagcatttcggcagcggggtgtcctgcgggcgcacaaaAATGCCCCGGTGGGCGCCAGCGGGCACCATGTTGGAGATCCCTGTG GTGCTCCAGTGAGTCAGAATCCAGCAG TCTTTGGAAAGCAGTTGGTCTCAGGGCGCATCTTCAGTGGTCAAGATGCCAAGGACGGGGCCTGGCCCTGGCAGGTCAGCGTGCAGAGATACACCTCCCACATCTGCGGAGGTTCACTCATCTCTGAGAGCTGGGTGGTGTCAGCAGCTCATTGCTTCCCTCA GTCTATACCCAGTTCAGCGTATCGGGTGCAGCTGGGAGAAAACCAGATTTATGGTCAAACCCGCATCCACTCGTTCTCATTGGTGAAGCAGATCATCCCCCATCCCAGTTATAACAATACCACTCACCAGGCCGACATCGCCCTGGTGGAGCTGAAGAATCCGATTTCGTTCACAGCCACCATCCGCCCTGTGAGTCTCCTTGATGCCTCCGTCCGTATGCCCGATGGGAAGCCCTGCTGGGTGACTGGCTGGGGGAAAACTCTCCCACTAA ACAATTCCTCCGTAGCGGAGACgctgcaggagctggaggtgCTGACAGTAAGCTCCACGATCTGCAACGATCATTTCCGGGAAGCATTAGGAAGGCCTGTGGGTGACAATCCCATCAAAGATGACATGATGTGTGCCGGGCCGAAGAAAGGCTATAAAGGGACTGCCTGG GGTGATGGTGGGGGACCCCTGATGTGTGAAGAGGATGGGACATGGTACCTTGCTGGGATTGTGAGCTGGTTCCTGTCGAGGACAGTTAATGGGTTAACCAGTATTATCCCCGGTTACCCTGGAGTCTACATCCGCCCGAATGCCTACAACGATTGGATCAAGGCAAACGTGCCTGGTGTGACTTTCGCGGAGCCGAACTTTGCTCTGAGCAGTCTCACTCCAAATGGCACTGGTCCCTCTGCCACCATCCTCAGGGTCCTTCTCCTCACTGTGTTTCTGCGGCTGACCCTGTGA